In Penicillium psychrofluorescens genome assembly, chromosome: 5, a single window of DNA contains:
- a CDS encoding uncharacterized protein (ID:PFLUO_008132-T1.cds;~source:funannotate), whose protein sequence is MPEMPFSSNGPMPIPSRTVMNTAPPPLPPPPRIHDLDNGYDAGWLHANSGKPTHLAPIHPNSSLFGGHRRPESFSQSDRMAVDDDLDGRQSGLPVRRSPEAQIMIEPPPPADEGFPNSMSVDQNGPILKGERNFSLRSVQDSSNAYDQHLLSKIGKPLSPRGSISQGTENRGSVPALTVPTRTPSNVPSPGPSESSALDVRWHNSPQSGGVSPRTKVGWREFIDGPSPSLESNLPSAVLDYDHHGYRRRYGGTTPQREDSISLPSRSNRGSYDQGVFSELEGDFSTDEPAPPRQFIVREPTPPYADTSKQGMKRRASSPPREPMSDDRHPTLRVTMSNSDLSQGRTSGHPFPNTLSVNNSYAPSNRTLSAGSALSIRTSGSYSSTLSIGNSSMTSLSPYDRLSPGGLSPSSDLDTFHEKSIMNPSASAGAPLIHPAASRGISGSNSLEPPTTNTTGKIPMPANLNLSKGAGSKMGGLYICDCCPKKPKKFDNPDDLRVHEMEKQYSCQYCNNRFKNKNEAERHQNSLHLRRHSWSCAALPNYQSAFHGSAAPSAQTSTGPSHDTCGYCGEEFPNFPQPDWDRRFEHLTTVHKYGECNNAKKFFRADHFRQHLKHSHAGSSGKWTNILENACMKEEQLPEPRKDKVLHSASGPGSASQPSGGSLTSNTIEEVLSER, encoded by the exons ATGCCCGAGAtgccattctcatcaaaCGGGCCTATGCCCATCCCATCACGAACCGTTATGAACACCGCGCCTCCACCATtaccaccacccccgagGATCCATGATCTGGACAACGGCTATGATGCTGGCTGGCTACATGCTAATTCAGGAAAGCCGACTCATCTTGCACCTATTCATCCAAACTCGAGCTTGTTCGGAGGTCATCGACGGCCAGAGTCGTTTTCTCAAAGTGATCGGATGGCAGTGGATGACGACCTTGACGGCAGACAGAGTGGCTTGCCAGTTCGCCGGAGTCCAGAGGCCCAAATCATGATTGagccgcctccgccagctgATGAAGGGTTCCCCAATTCCATGTCGGTTGACCAAAATGGCCCAAT TCTGAAAGGAGAGCGCAATTTTTCATTACGGAGTGTGCAAGACTCGTCCAATGCATATGATCAGCACCTGCTATCAAAGATTGGAAAACCGTTGTCCCCTCGGGGATCGATTAGCCAAGGCACGGAAAATCGAGGCTCGGTGCCGGCACTCACAGTCCCGACACGAACACCGAGCAATGTCCCCTCACCCGGTCCATCAGAGAGCTCAGCGCTGGATGTGAGGTGGCATAACAGCCCCCAGTCCGGGGGAGTGTCGCCCAGGACCAAAGTTGGCTGGCGGGAGTTTATCGATGGCCCTAGTCCAAGTTTAGAGAGTAACTTACCATCCGCGGTGTTGGATTACGACCACCACGGTTACCGGCGTCGATATGGTGGAACGACGCCCCAACGAGAGGATAGCATCAGTCTGCCAAGCCGATCGAACCGGGGTAGCTACGACCAAGGGGTTTTCTCAGAGCTCGAGGGCGATTTCTCTACCGATGAACCTGCGCCCCCGCGGCAATTTATTGTTCGGGAACCGACACCCCCGTACGCAGACACTTCGAAGCAGGGCATGAAGCGGCGAGCATCTTCACCCCCACGAGAACCGATGAGCGACGATAGACACCCGACTTTGCGTGTTACCATGAGCAATAGTGATTTATCCCAGGGGCGGACGAGTGGGCATCCGTTTCCGAACACGCTGTCAGTGAACAACAGTTATGCTCCCAGTAACCGGACCCTCTCGGCCGGATCAGCCTTGAGTATCCGCACCTCGGGCTCCTACTCGTCCACCCTGTCGATTGGAAATAGCAGCATGACCAGTCTGTCGCCTTATGATCGACTGTCTCCGGGTGGCCTCTCACCCAGCTCAGATCTCGACACCTTCCATGAGAAGTCAATCATGAATCCCAGCGCCTCTGCCGGTGCTCCGCTCATTCATCCGGCAGCGTCCAGAGGCATTTCGGGGTCCAACTCACTGGAACCGCCAACCACGAACACGACTGGGAAGATACCAATGCCGGCTAATTTGAATCTGTCTAAAGGAGCAGGCTCAAAGATGGGCGGGCTTTACATTTGCGACTGCTGTCCAAAGAAGCCCAAAAAGTTTGACAATCCGGACGATCTACG TGTTCatgagatggagaaacaGTACTCATGTCAGTACTGTAACAACCGcttcaaaaacaaaaacgaAGCAGAACGTCATCAGAattctcttcatctccgaCGGCATTCATGGTCATGCGCCGCTCTACCGAACTATCAATCCGCTTTTCATGGCTCGGCAGCTCCCTCCGCCCAGACCAGTACTGGGCCTTCTCACGACACATGTGGTTACTGCGGGGAGGAGTTCCCGAATTTCCCCCAACCAGATTGGGACCGCCGCTTTGAACATCTGACAACTGTGCATAAGTATGGCGAGTGCAATAACGCGAAGAAATTCTTCCGTGCCGATCATTTCCGACAGCATTTGAAGCACAGCCATGCGGGAAGTAGTGGGAAATGGACCAATATCTTGGAGAATGCCTGTATGAAGGAAGAGCAGCTGCCAGAGCCTCGAAAGGATAAAGTCCTACATTCCGCTAGCGGACCAGGCTCTGCTTCTCAGCCTTCAGGCGGATCACTGACTTCCAATACGATTGAAGAGGTTCTCAGCGAGCGATAA
- a CDS encoding uncharacterized protein (ID:PFLUO_008131-T1.cds;~source:funannotate): MARLLCFALALALPLRVLAASPKKNVTDIVPGLYENQMAFTAASWYLPYQSKLTDTENATTWVQIDLGSNASPVEQVQIYPLVQPHYWPETMPYVSFAFPSRWKVEADDTDSFNNPTMLIDRTGEDQPNPRDTIQTIPVDRKQSAGRRYLRFTATKLGISIDGQHYQLGLSKLSALSDGTDIAEGKEVAVDSALGNSGVVNLGSDPYNADLPISNSSALTRPPRAMGEGVITDNPENVIDPKDWNPPQLLASTPLSGVKLGDGVIKTAMVDNIGYLLNDSMGSVDKLVHDFLARAGKPTPSNLNYPVGYWAQYQGSNAARFLMGASNTLRWIDNDELRSRMEAVVATIAECAEPDGFIMGYPQDQMFLGEHAAYTRAWLTHGLIDTGLTGIKKAFTLLRGYYDWYNKYPLLKHLMRGSVQGAQGMVANTLMALSPVGTPRDANVVQQYFQMNFWRDGLAARDPSMIWQYPYDHPHTYLSTNMEAYADLYLLTGDQRYHDMLLGYWELFYKHWIHIGGSTAIVEFGQYPPDSYRLDGLTGELCGNSFWIRLNQRLHWLDPDNEAYTNQIEQSVYNVVLANQNGDKGIIYHAHLVGQKDFEDPAVSAYGNGMINTCCEGQGTRTLGSLAEFIFSRANDRSGIYVNLFDTAAITWSTPDNHNATLSMKTQFPFHNDVHMTFASSSESPVRANIRIRVPSWAARPMQLSINHSNTTITGYPGSYLSVDRKWSSGDTVSFILPAEYHLEKYTGEYEIPGHSRYALEYGPVLMGFAGALSNASISVSGSKPSSLIDMLQGSGQPLHSSIPGYDSYEVMPYWQIGHQNFTCFPVLDVAS; this comes from the coding sequence ATGGCTCGCCTTCTTTGTTTCGCCCTGGCCTTGGCCCTGCCGCTTAGGGTCCTTGCGGCTAGCCCTAAAAAGAATGTCACCGACATCGTTCCTGGCTTGTATGAGAACCAGATGGCATTTACTGCAGCCAGCTGGTACCTGCCTTATCAAAGCAAGCTCACGGATACCGAAAATGCCACAACCTGGGTTCAGATCGATTTGGGGAGCAATGCGTCTCCCGTTGAGCAGGTACAAATATACCCGCTGGTGCAACCTCACTACTGGCCCGAAACGATGCCATACGTCAGCTTTGCCTTTCCCAGTCGCTGGAAGGTTGAGGCTGATGATACGGACTCCTTTAATAACCCAACTATGCTCATCGACCGTACCGGCGAAGACCAGCCCAACCCAAGAGACACCATTCAGACAATTCCCGTCGATCGTAAACAAAGTGCGGGCCGTCGATATTTGCGGTTTACTGCCACAAAGCTGGGTATTAGCATAGACGGGCAGCATTATCAGCTGGGTCTCTCGAAATTGAGTGCTCTATCTGATGGAACTGATATTGCTGAAGGCAAGGAAGTCGCTGTCGACTCTGCTCTGGGAAACAGCGGTGTTGTCAACCTTGGTTCAGACCCATACAATGCCGATCTGCCTATAAGCaactcgtcggccttgaCTAGACCTCCAAGAGCAATGGGAGAAGGTGTAATCACGGACAATCCCGAGAATGTGATCGATCCCAAGGACTGGAATCCACCCCAATTGCTCGCGTCCACTCCTCTGTCCGGTGTAAAGCTGGGCGATGGTGTGATCAAGACCGCAATGGTCGACAACATCGGGTACTTGCTCAATGATTCCATGGGCTCTGTTGACAAGCTGGTGCACGACTTCCTCGCCCGCGCAGGAAAGCCAACTCCCTCAAACCTGAACTACCCTGTCGGGTACTGGGCTCAATATCAGGGATCAAACGCCGCTCGATTCTTGATGGGGGCTTCTAATACATTGCGTTGGATCGATAATGACGAGCTCCGCAGCCGAATGGAGGCCGTCGTCGCTACGATTGCGGAGTGTGCTGAACCAGATGGGTTCATAATGGGTTATCCGCAAGACCAAATGTTCCTGGGAGAGCATGCCGCATACACACGTGCGTGGCTCACGCACGGGCTGATAGACACAGGTCTTACCGGCATTAAGAAGGCGTTCACTCTCCTCCGTGGCTACTATGACTGGTACAACAAGTACCCCCTACTTAAGCATTTGATGAGGGGATCAGTACAGGGCGCGCAGGGAATGGTCGCCAACACCCTCATGGCCCTCAGCCCTGTCGGGACCCCCAGAGACGCGAATGTAGTCCAGCAGTATTTCCAAATGAACTTTTGGCGCGATGGCCTTGCAGCCAGAGATCCTAGCATGATCTGGCAGTATCCTTACGATCATCCACACACCTACCTCAGCACCAACATGGAAGCCTATGCAGACCTATACCTTCTCACTGGTGACCAACGGTACCACGACATGTTGCTCGGCTACTGGGAGCTCTTCTACAAGCACTGGATCCACATCGGCGGCTCAACAGCCATCGTCGAATTCGGACAGTACCCACCAGACTCATATCGTCTTGACGGCCTGACGGGGGAGCTTTGTGGAAATAGTTTCTGGATCCGCTTGAACCAGCGTTTACACTGGCTGGACCCAGATAACGAAGCCTACACGAATCAAATCGAGCAGTCTGTTTACAACGTCGTTCTCGCCAACCAGAACGGCGACAAGGGGATCATCTACCATGCTCACCTCGTCGGCCAAAAGGATTTCGAGGACCCGGCTGTGAGCGCCTACGGTAATGGCATGATCAATACTTGCTGCGAGGGCCAAGGCACGCGCACCCTGGGCTCGCTCGCGGAGTTTATCTTCTCGCGCGCCAACGACCGCTCCGGTATCTATGTGAATCTCTTCGACACTGCAGCGATAACATGGTCGACGCCGGATAACCACAACGCAACTCTCAGCATGAAAACACAGTTCCCATTCCACAACGATGTGCATATGACGTTTGCCTCGTCAAGCGAATCCCCCGTCCGCGCCAACATCCGGATCCGCGTCCCCTCCTGGGCAGCAAGACCTATGCAGCTTTCCATCAACCAcagcaacaccaccatcacggGTTATCCAGGATCTTACCTATCAGTCGATCGCAAGTGGTCTTCCGGAGACACTGTGTCATTCATTCTACCGGCCGAATACCACTTGGAAAAGTACACGGGCGAATACGAGATCCCTGGCCACTCCCGCTATGCGCTCGAGTACGGTCCTGTGCTCATGGGCTTTGCTGGTGCCTTGAGCAACGCATCGATTAGTGTCTCTGGATCCAAGCCCTCATCGCTTATTGATATGCTGCAAGGGAGTGGCCAGCCACTGCATTCCTCGATCCCAGGATATGATTCATATGAGGTTATGCCGTACTGGCAGATTGGGCACCAGAATTTCACTTGTTTCCCTGTTCTTGATGTGGCTAGTTAA